A window from Schistosoma haematobium chromosome 1, whole genome shotgun sequence encodes these proteins:
- the CAT1_2 gene encoding catalase A (EggNog:ENOG41KOG1543~COG:O~MEROPS:MER0002418) has protein sequence MVVGGSRQESLDPGFVLLGTRQQGVPVILRELVLHGGLDPVPPSFSVRDLTTKLSMPRPTSFLLKTFTMKFIIILLIMLHILSYNVHSNKTLKFNELWKKWKSIYDKQYNDPNEELIRQRIWNKNLIKIQLHNLRYDLGFETYSIGLSRFTDVEWNEFCSMYKVDKRLIIPESSFIEEDYDVNNVGWTPDSYDWRHLNVVNEPRDEGSCIGSYAFAVTAVTESQYALRTSNRKKFSVQQFIDCTRIYGNMGCHGGYTFTLFIYLQNFGLETEENYPFTGEDQDCLANSSDVIVQSIGYKFHRHGYETILKWALYNEGPYVISMNIDEKFLHYKSGIYQSDTCTHYNLNQSMLLVGYGYDNDGNDYWILQNNWGTNWGEQGYVKVLRNNWNMCGIASMAFRPILRGF, from the exons atggtggttggaggtagtcgacaggaatccctggacccgggtttcgtgctacttggcactcgtcagcaaggtgtacctgtaatcttgagggaactggtgctccatGGTGGACTTGATCCCGTGCCACCCAGCTTCTCAGTCAGAGACCTTACCACTAAGCTATCCATGCCGCgaccaacctcct TTCTTCTGAAGACATTTACAATGAAGTTCATCATAATACTACtgattatgttacatatattatCATATAATGTCCattcaaataaaacattgaaattcaatgaattatgGAAGAAATGGAAATCTATTTATGATAAACAATACAATGATCCAAATGAAGAATTGATTCGACAAAGAATTTGGAATAAGAATCTAATCAAAATTCAATTGCATAATTTACGTTATGATTTAGGCTTTGAAACATATTCTATTGGTTTAAGTCGATTTACCGATGTTGAATGGAATGAATTTTGTTCAATGTATAAAGTTGACAAGAGATTAATCATTCCTGAATCATCTTTTATTGAAGAAGATTATGATGTGAATAATGTTGgttggacaccggattcatatgATTGGCGTCATTTGAATGTTGTGAATGAACCAAGAGATGAA GGTTCATGCATTGGTTCGTATGCATTTGCTGTAACAGCTGTAACTGAATCTCAATATGCTTTACGTACATCTAATCGAAAAAAGTTTTCCGTACAACAGTTTATTGATTGTACACGTATATATGGTAATATGGGATGTCATGGTGGCTACacatttacattatttatttatttacaaaattttgGATTAGAAACAGAAGAGAATTATCCTTTTACGGGTGAG GATCAAGATTGTCTAGCAAATAGTTCAGATGTGATTGTTCAATCGATTGGTTATAAATTTCATCGACATGGTTATGAAACAATTTTGAAATGGGCACTGTACAATGAAGGTCCATATGTAATTTCCATGAATATTGATGAAAAGTTTTTACATTATAA GTCAGGAATATATCAATCTGATACATGTACACATTATAATTTAAATCAAAGTATGTTACTTGTTGGTTACGGTTATGATAATGATGGTAACGATTACTGGATATTGCAAAATAATTGGGGGACAAATTGGGGTGAACAAGGTTACGTGAAAGTACTTCGTAACAATTGGAATATGTGTGGAATTGCTTCAATGGCATTTCGACCAATATTACGAGGTTTTTAA